Genomic segment of Planctomycetota bacterium:
TGTACACGCACGTCGATCCGGGCGATGAAGACGGCGATCTGTGGATCTACGACATCGCCAAAGACTCACACACCCCGCTCATCACCGAGCCGGGCTATGACGGCGGGCCCTTCTTCTCACCCGACGGCACGCGCATCACATACCGCTCGGATCGGGATCTCAACGATCTGCTCCAGTTGTATGTCAGCGATCTTGCGTTTGGCCCCGACGGCTCGCCGACGGGCATCGCCAAGGAAACCCGACTGACCGACGACGGCCACGTCAACTGGGCACCCTACTTCCACTACCCGACGGGCGAATATCTGCTCTACGCGACGTCCAATGTGTCTCATCGAAACTACGAGGTGTTTGCGATCCCGTCGCGGCTCACCGCTGCTGGCGAGATGCCGACCGCCGTGCGGATCACTAACGCGCCCGGCTTCGACGGGCTCCCTGTGTTCTGCTCCAAAGGCGAGCTGGTGATGTGGACCGGCCAGCGTGATGCGCCTCAAAGCACCGGTCGGCGGTCCTCGCAGCTGTACATCGCGCGAACGAGCGCGGTCGTCCCCGAAGGGCTCGAACTCGAGTCCTCGGATCGAACCGGGCCAGCCGTTGCCGAAAGCGGTTCGCCCGTTGCCGATGCGATGTCGTCGGTCTCGGCGAACGCCCGCACGTTCGGCGAGCACGCGACGGTGCTCGCGAGCCCGTTCATGCAGGGCCGATTCCCGGGAACGGCCGGCATCGAACGAGCCGAGGCATACATCATCGATCGCTTCGAATCGCTCGGGCTCGCCCCCGCGTTCGGGCGGGAAGAATCGGCGACATACGCGCAGCCGTTCTCGTTCGTCCTCCGCTCGCACGGTCACGGAGCCGAAACGCCTGCCGAGCCGATCGAGGCTCGCAACATCGGTGCGGTCCTGAAGGGTCGGGGCGAGCTGGCGTCGCGGTTCATCGTCATCGGTGCGCACCACGATCACCTCGGCGACGGCATCGTCGGCTCGCTCAGCGGCAAGGGCGAGCTTCACGAAGGCGCGGACGATAACGCATCGGGCACCGCAGGGGTGTTGCTCGCTGCGCAGACGCTTGCTGGTATGTACGCCCAGCTGCCGCCGAGCGCCGACGCCCGCTCGATCATCTTTACGACGTTCTCCGCCGAGGAGGTTGGCCTCAACGGCTCACGGCACTTTGTGCAGCACCCTCCGAGACCGCTCGATCATATTGACCTGATGATCAACTTCGACATGATCGGCCGCGTGACGGGCGATCGAGTGTCGGTCAGCGGCGATGGAACGTCAGATGCCCTTTCGGCAATCATCGCACGGGCCGCGAGCGAGACGCCGCTCGAAGTGCTGCGTCCCGGTGGACTCTCCGCACGGTCGGACCATGCGGCGTTTTATGACGAAGAGA
This window contains:
- a CDS encoding M28 family peptidase, whose product is MFLAGVCLLVATAAGTARADRPEVEYEAGLIERPAERLLGRRLSGRFGACFCMTRAESCSTCVQPDDSAGNEPFFATEPVRLTSPQQFSRAGEAYFSPDRRWIIFQAVPVEEETGGSPVYAMFVARLQYDDLGNPTGLDDPIRLSAPKSANTCGWFHPTLPGVVLYGSTIVEPSNADNAAYQRDNSRYSWEFPREMEIVSQTVSTIVAGEVANPRLRDELLARPDLDSPVPIFSRDGYDAEGSWSPDGRFILYTHVDPGDEDGDLWIYDIAKDSHTPLITEPGYDGGPFFSPDGTRITYRSDRDLNDLLQLYVSDLAFGPDGSPTGIAKETRLTDDGHVNWAPYFHYPTGEYLLYATSNVSHRNYEVFAIPSRLTAAGEMPTAVRITNAPGFDGLPVFCSKGELVMWTGQRDAPQSTGRRSSQLYIARTSAVVPEGLELESSDRTGPAVAESGSPVADAMSSVSANARTFGEHATVLASPFMQGRFPGTAGIERAEAYIIDRFESLGLAPAFGREESATYAQPFSFVLRSHGHGAETPAEPIEARNIGAVLKGRGELASRFIVIGAHHDHLGDGIVGSLSGKGELHEGADDNASGTAGVLLAAQTLAGMYAQLPPSADARSIIFTTFSAEEVGLNGSRHFVQHPPRPLDHIDLMINFDMIGRVTGDRVSVSGDGTSDALSAIIARAASETPLEVLRPGGLSARSDHAAFYDEEIPVLFFTISPFHSDYHTPADESWKLNIRGGALITELASAIALEAAQRFDGLSFQEIEGYDRGPSMSMGSIKVRFGIMPGNYNDSEPGVAVQRVSPGGSAESGGVLAGDRLMAWDGSDIDSIGGWMELMADHVPGDIVTVTVLRDGHPLELQVTLQASKP